GCCACTTGCCCTATTGCTCGTCTGGACGGAGGCCATACATGCCACAGATTCTTGAGTTGATCCAGGACGATCACGAGCTCATCCGGAACCTCTTCGACGAACTCGAGAGCAATCCGGATACCCGGGATGTCCGGTGCATTACGCTTCGGCGCGAACTGCCGGGACATATGTATGCGGAGGAGGCCACACTCTACGCCAGACTCCGGGATCTGGTGCCGGAAGAGATCCACCGGTCACTTGAGGAGCACGATGAGGTTCGCAAAAACCTCGCGC
This window of the Methanoculleus thermophilus genome carries:
- a CDS encoding hemerythrin domain-containing protein, which codes for MPQILELIQDDHELIRNLFDELESNPDTRDVRCITLRRELPGHMYAEEATLYARLRDLVPEEIHRSLEEHDEVRKNLARFERIPLRDDAWIPALRELREVVEAHFATEEGHVFTLAERHLSRDTLFELTETFEREKVEAAQQIAV